From the Streptomyces pluripotens genome, one window contains:
- the pelF gene encoding GT4 family glycosyltransferase PelF, with translation MHVHPVRRPGAAHVTLLTEGTYPHSHGGVSVWCDQLVQGMPDLDFDVIAVTGTGREPVVWELPSHVHDVLCVPMWGAPPAGRLPRGRARNRLSAAYERFLTSLLDPHAEEHFAPALYTMARAAVEGTLSAFLRGDRAIAILAAVWNRPGLAVREARPTLHDAVTATALLEHALRPLAAPPPRYGVAHAVSGGVAVLPGLAGVERYEVPLLLTEHGVYLRERYLGYRTAPYRWPVKALVLGFFRLLAEESYRRAALITPGNRYNRLWEEQGGADPRAIRTVYNGVDPAAFPPAGPEPDEPTLSWAGRVDPIKDLETLIRAFCLVRAELPAARLRLFGGTPRGGEVYRERCEALAAELGHADAVTFEGRVDDIKDAYAAGNVVMLSSISEGFPFTLIEAMSCGRATVSTDVGGVREAVGDAGLVVPPRDPARMAAAALELLGDVERRRAMGEAARLRVIDRFTLCQTIETFRSVYLELAMPAWALPATVEPGQDLRIVAGSLAG, from the coding sequence ATGCACGTTCACCCTGTGCGCCGCCCGGGCGCGGCGCACGTCACCCTGCTCACCGAAGGCACCTACCCGCACAGCCACGGAGGTGTCAGCGTCTGGTGCGACCAACTCGTCCAGGGCATGCCCGACCTCGACTTCGACGTCATCGCCGTCACCGGCACCGGGCGCGAACCCGTCGTATGGGAGCTGCCCTCCCATGTCCACGACGTGCTCTGCGTCCCCATGTGGGGCGCCCCGCCTGCCGGACGCCTCCCCCGGGGCCGCGCCCGCAACCGGCTCTCCGCCGCCTACGAACGGTTCCTGACCTCGCTGCTCGACCCGCACGCCGAGGAGCACTTCGCACCCGCGCTCTACACCATGGCCCGGGCGGCCGTGGAGGGCACGCTGAGCGCGTTCCTGCGCGGTGACCGTGCCATCGCCATCCTGGCGGCGGTGTGGAACCGTCCCGGTCTCGCGGTCCGCGAGGCCCGGCCCACCCTGCACGACGCGGTCACCGCCACCGCCCTGCTCGAACACGCCCTACGCCCGTTGGCCGCACCGCCACCCCGGTACGGCGTGGCACACGCCGTCAGCGGCGGCGTCGCCGTGCTGCCCGGCCTCGCAGGTGTGGAACGCTACGAGGTCCCGCTGCTGCTCACGGAGCACGGTGTCTACCTGCGCGAGCGCTACCTCGGTTACCGCACCGCCCCCTACCGCTGGCCGGTCAAGGCCCTTGTGCTCGGCTTCTTCCGGCTGCTTGCCGAGGAGAGCTACCGCCGGGCCGCCCTGATCACCCCGGGCAACCGCTACAACCGACTCTGGGAGGAACAGGGCGGTGCCGATCCGCGGGCCATCCGCACCGTCTACAACGGGGTGGACCCCGCCGCCTTCCCGCCCGCCGGCCCCGAACCGGACGAGCCCACGCTCAGCTGGGCGGGGCGGGTCGACCCCATCAAGGACTTGGAAACGCTGATCCGCGCCTTCTGCCTGGTTCGGGCCGAGTTGCCCGCCGCCCGGCTGCGGTTGTTCGGCGGTACACCCCGAGGGGGTGAGGTCTACCGGGAGCGCTGCGAGGCACTGGCCGCCGAGCTGGGGCACGCGGACGCCGTCACCTTCGAGGGACGCGTCGACGACATCAAGGACGCCTACGCGGCCGGGAACGTGGTGATGCTCTCCAGCATCAGCGAGGGCTTCCCGTTCACCCTCATCGAGGCCATGTCCTGCGGTCGGGCGACCGTCTCCACCGATGTGGGCGGCGTGCGCGAGGCCGTCGGCGACGCCGGTCTCGTGGTGCCGCCCCGCGACCCGGCCCGGATGGCCGCTGCGGCCCTGGAACTGCTCGGCGACGTCGAGCGGCGCAGGGCCATGGGGGAGGCGGCCCGGCTGCGTGTGATCGACCGGTTCACGCTGTGTCAGACCATCGAAACCTTCCGCTCCGTGTACCTGGAACTGGCCATGCCCGCTTGGGCGTTGCCCGCAACCGTCGAGCCGGGTCAGGACCTCAGGATCGTCGCGGGGAGTCTGGCCGGATGA
- a CDS encoding GDP-mannose 4,6-dehydratase translates to MTSEPLAAVTGAEGFIGSHLTEALVASGHRVKAMAQYNSFSSYGWLETLSPDVLDHVEIVLGDVRDPGSVRGLLEGADVAYHLAALIAIPYSYQAPHSYVETNVTGTLNVLEAVRALGTPRLVHTSTSETYGTAQTVPITEDHPINTQSPYAASKAGGDRLADSYHASFGTPVATIRPFNTFGPRQSMRAVIPTVIGQVAAGERTITLGDLRPTRDFTFVKDTAQAFLAVGTAPASHVVGHTFNAGTGGEISVGDLVALIGKVMDSALDVREDAERIRPANSEVMRLVADAGRLAEATGWQPAHTLEQGLAHTVEFFRDPANLARYKTGIYNI, encoded by the coding sequence TTGACCTCCGAACCGCTTGCCGCAGTCACCGGAGCCGAGGGTTTCATCGGATCCCACCTCACCGAGGCCCTGGTCGCCTCCGGACACCGGGTCAAAGCCATGGCCCAGTACAACTCCTTCTCCTCCTACGGCTGGCTGGAGACCCTCTCCCCGGACGTCCTCGACCACGTGGAGATCGTCCTGGGAGACGTCCGCGATCCAGGATCCGTCCGTGGCCTGCTCGAAGGTGCCGACGTCGCCTACCATCTGGCCGCGCTGATCGCGATCCCGTACTCCTACCAAGCTCCGCACAGCTACGTGGAGACCAACGTCACCGGCACCCTCAATGTGCTGGAGGCGGTGCGCGCCCTCGGCACGCCGCGGCTCGTACACACCTCGACCAGCGAGACCTACGGCACCGCGCAGACCGTGCCCATCACCGAGGACCATCCCATCAACACCCAGTCCCCATACGCTGCTTCGAAGGCCGGTGGGGACCGGCTGGCGGACAGCTACCACGCGAGTTTCGGTACGCCTGTCGCCACCATCAGGCCGTTCAACACCTTCGGGCCGCGCCAGTCGATGCGCGCCGTCATTCCCACCGTCATCGGGCAGGTCGCGGCGGGCGAGCGCACCATCACCCTCGGCGACCTCCGTCCCACCCGCGACTTCACCTTCGTCAAGGACACCGCGCAGGCGTTCCTCGCGGTCGGCACCGCTCCCGCCAGTCACGTCGTCGGCCACACCTTCAACGCCGGTACCGGCGGCGAGATCTCGGTAGGGGACCTCGTCGCGCTGATCGGCAAGGTCATGGACTCGGCCCTGGACGTACGTGAGGACGCCGAGCGCATCCGGCCGGCCAACTCCGAGGTGATGCGGCTCGTAGCCGACGCCGGCCGGCTGGCCGAGGCCACCGGCTGGCAACCCGCACACACCCTGGAGCAGGGCCTCGCGCACACCGTGGAGTTCTTCCGCGATCCGGCCAACCTGGCCCGTTACAAGACCGGCATCTACAACATCTGA
- a CDS encoding nucleotidyltransferase family protein — translation MHAVILAGGKGVRLRPYTTALPKPLVPIGDQHAILEIVLRQLSAAGFTGCTIAIGHLGGIIRAYVGDGSQWGMNVDYATEESPLGTMGPLLNLRDRLPESFLVMNGDVLTDLDYADVLCRHQDSGAPLTIATYARKVHIDFGVLTTDASKVVAFTEKPSMDYRVSMGVYGLSREALDAYTPGLPLGFDELVLDLLRSHTPPHAYEFEGYWLDIGRPDDYDRANAEFTTRKSLLLKGA, via the coding sequence ATGCACGCAGTGATTCTGGCGGGAGGCAAGGGCGTCCGGCTGCGGCCCTACACCACCGCACTGCCCAAGCCGCTGGTCCCCATCGGTGATCAGCACGCCATCCTGGAGATCGTGCTGCGCCAGCTGTCGGCGGCCGGCTTCACCGGCTGCACCATTGCGATCGGCCACCTCGGCGGGATCATCCGCGCCTACGTCGGCGACGGCTCGCAATGGGGCATGAACGTCGACTACGCCACCGAGGAGAGCCCGCTCGGCACCATGGGGCCACTGCTCAACCTGCGCGACCGGCTACCGGAGTCGTTCCTCGTCATGAACGGCGACGTCCTCACCGACCTCGACTACGCCGACGTCCTGTGCCGGCACCAGGACTCGGGGGCGCCGCTGACCATCGCCACGTACGCCCGCAAGGTGCACATCGACTTCGGAGTTCTCACCACCGACGCCAGCAAGGTCGTCGCGTTCACCGAGAAGCCGAGTATGGACTACCGGGTCTCCATGGGGGTCTACGGCCTCAGCCGCGAGGCCCTGGACGCCTACACACCGGGGCTGCCGCTGGGCTTCGACGAACTCGTCCTCGACCTGCTGCGTTCCCACACCCCGCCGCACGCCTACGAATTCGAGGGCTACTGGCTGGACATCGGTCGACCCGACGACTACGACCGGGCCAACGCCGAGTTCACCACCCGCAAGTCCCTGCTGCTCAAGGGAGCCTGA
- a CDS encoding NAD-dependent epimerase/dehydratase family protein: MRILVLGGTGYLGRHVTEDLRALPGAQILAAGRSLAAGFRVDLATDRPEALTKTLTAAAPDVVVNCAGATGGNPVTLAEVNARGPAVLCAALREAAPTARLVHLGSAAEYGPGTPDVPVAEAAPACPVTPYGATKLAGTVAVTSAALDAVVLRVGNPVGPGAPAANLPGRMASLLRSAGPEPDAVLQLGDLSAYRDFVDVRDLARAVALTVTAPGHLPSVLNISGGTAVAVRELVHGLARRAGFRGRLQESTGGSARSARVSWQCSDITAAERALGWRPEHDLDDALDALWAVTARSGRLP; this comes from the coding sequence ATGCGCATTCTTGTCCTGGGCGGCACCGGATACCTGGGCCGCCATGTGACCGAGGATCTGCGCGCCCTGCCGGGCGCGCAGATCCTCGCCGCCGGCCGCTCCCTCGCCGCGGGGTTCCGCGTCGACCTGGCCACTGACCGGCCGGAGGCACTCACGAAGACCCTCACGGCGGCTGCGCCCGACGTCGTGGTCAACTGCGCGGGTGCCACCGGTGGCAACCCCGTGACCCTGGCCGAGGTCAACGCCAGAGGCCCCGCCGTGCTGTGCGCCGCGCTGCGCGAGGCAGCGCCCACCGCACGCCTGGTGCACCTCGGCTCTGCTGCCGAGTACGGGCCCGGCACCCCGGACGTACCGGTCGCCGAGGCGGCACCGGCCTGTCCGGTCACGCCCTACGGCGCGACCAAGCTCGCGGGCACGGTCGCGGTGACCTCCGCCGCCCTGGACGCCGTGGTGCTCCGGGTCGGCAACCCGGTCGGTCCCGGCGCCCCCGCCGCGAACCTGCCCGGCCGGATGGCCTCCCTGCTCCGTTCGGCCGGTCCGGAGCCCGACGCGGTGCTGCAACTGGGGGACCTGTCCGCGTACCGTGACTTCGTCGACGTACGCGACCTCGCCCGCGCGGTCGCCCTCACGGTGACGGCCCCGGGACACCTGCCGTCCGTACTCAACATCAGTGGCGGAACGGCCGTCGCCGTACGGGAGCTGGTGCACGGCCTGGCCCGCCGAGCCGGATTCCGGGGGAGGCTTCAGGAGTCCACGGGCGGCTCGGCCCGCTCTGCCCGGGTGTCGTGGCAGTGCTCCGACATCACTGCCGCCGAGCGCGCCCTGGGCTGGCGGCCCGAGCACGACCTGGACGACGCTCTCGACGCGCTGTGGGCGGTCACGGCACGGAGCGGGCGCCTGCCGTGA
- a CDS encoding spherulation-specific family 4 protein, whose translation MSLLVPLYVHPAEDPGAWHRLITAAARTYAVVLNPANGPGVAPDPAFAAAARALRAAGARLLGYADTDYGVRDRAEVAEDVRRHQAWYAVDGCFLDRVCATPEGLSACRRLVRDLRRLGAGSVVLNPGVHPAPGYARLADLTVTFEGHWSTYVSAFTRPAWTDRLPPERFCHLVYGVPEALVPLAVRTTRERGAAVCGPVTGEMPNPWAKLTPALAVTGG comes from the coding sequence GTGAGCTTGCTGGTACCGCTGTACGTGCACCCGGCCGAGGATCCCGGAGCCTGGCACCGGCTGATCACGGCGGCGGCCCGCACCTACGCGGTCGTCCTCAACCCGGCGAACGGCCCCGGCGTCGCTCCTGACCCCGCGTTCGCGGCGGCCGCCCGGGCGCTGCGCGCCGCCGGTGCCCGCCTACTCGGCTACGCCGACACCGACTACGGCGTCCGGGACCGGGCCGAGGTCGCTGAGGACGTGCGCCGCCATCAGGCCTGGTACGCGGTTGACGGCTGCTTCCTCGACCGGGTCTGCGCCACCCCGGAAGGCTTGTCCGCCTGCCGCCGCCTGGTCCGGGACCTGCGGCGGCTCGGGGCGGGCTCGGTCGTCCTCAACCCCGGAGTCCACCCGGCGCCGGGTTACGCCCGCCTGGCTGACCTCACGGTCACCTTCGAGGGGCACTGGTCCACGTACGTCTCGGCGTTCACCCGGCCGGCCTGGACCGACCGCCTTCCGCCGGAGCGGTTCTGCCATCTGGTGTACGGCGTCCCCGAGGCCCTCGTCCCGCTCGCCGTGCGCACCACGCGCGAGCGGGGCGCGGCGGTGTGCGGTCCGGTCACGGGTGAGATGCCGAACCCCTGGGCGAAGCTGACCCCGGCACTGGCCGTGACGGGGGGATGA
- a CDS encoding M1 family aminopeptidase has product MRSTPHKSLGAAAVTVAALAALVLPGTPAAAQPSTTSASCSPAQVVANGGFESGTSPWAASTGVITNSSSQSAHSGSSYAWLDGYGSAHTDTLTQSVTIPAGCSAASLTFWLHIDTAETTSSTAYDRLTAKIGDTTLATYSNLDAHTGYVQESFDVSSFAGQTVDLSFTGEEDYSLQTSFVLDDIALTTSGGSTPPPADSTRTPATPSYTISLSSDTSGTVWTGHESVTFTNASATALSEVYLRLWDNYHGTCNSMPIKVSGVSGGTAGALSVACTALKVDLPAPLGQGQSTTIGFDLSISVPSGADRFGHDGAFSFIGNALPVLAIRDGAGWHLDPYTNNGESFYSLAADYKVTLDHPSTLLVPATGTSTDTPGSSGRTVTTATATKVRDFAWAAGPFTKISGTSSAGVAVNVYAVSGISSSSAQSMLSTAERAVDAHAARFGAYPYGELDAVIDNNYWFGGMEYPGFVLDLVSTTALTHEIGHQWWYGIVGDDEYHSPWLDEAFTDYATDLALGKTGANCWNNVSWGSSAEKITNSMAYWDAHPSRYSTVVYGYGKCALHDLRRVLGDTAMAKLLKDYAAAHWYGVSTTAEFKAAAQAATSTDLTSFWNLHRIEG; this is encoded by the coding sequence GTGAGATCGACCCCCCACAAATCCCTCGGCGCCGCTGCGGTCACCGTCGCCGCACTGGCTGCCCTCGTGCTCCCCGGCACACCCGCCGCCGCCCAGCCGTCCACGACCTCCGCCTCCTGCAGTCCGGCCCAGGTCGTCGCCAACGGTGGCTTCGAGAGCGGAACATCACCCTGGGCCGCTTCCACCGGAGTGATCACCAACAGTTCCAGCCAGAGCGCTCACAGCGGCAGCTCCTACGCCTGGTTGGACGGATACGGAAGTGCCCACACCGACACCCTCACCCAGAGCGTGACGATCCCGGCCGGGTGCAGCGCCGCCAGCCTGACCTTTTGGCTGCACATCGACACCGCCGAGACGACGTCGTCCACCGCGTACGACAGACTCACCGCCAAGATCGGCGACACGACGCTGGCCACCTACTCGAACCTGGACGCGCACACCGGCTACGTGCAGGAGTCGTTCGACGTATCGTCGTTCGCCGGTCAGACGGTGGACCTGTCCTTCACCGGCGAGGAGGACTACAGCCTTCAGACGAGCTTCGTCCTGGACGACATCGCCCTCACGACGTCCGGCGGTAGCACTCCTCCGCCCGCCGACTCCACCCGCACCCCGGCAACGCCCTCGTACACCATCAGTCTCAGCAGTGACACCAGCGGCACCGTCTGGACCGGGCACGAGAGCGTGACCTTCACCAATGCTTCCGCCACCGCCCTCAGCGAGGTCTACCTGCGGCTGTGGGACAACTACCACGGCACCTGCAACAGCATGCCGATCAAGGTGAGCGGGGTCAGTGGCGGCACTGCAGGTGCCCTGTCCGTGGCCTGCACCGCCCTCAAGGTCGACCTGCCGGCACCGCTGGGGCAGGGCCAAAGCACCACGATCGGCTTCGACCTCAGCATCAGCGTGCCCAGCGGCGCCGACCGCTTCGGCCACGACGGAGCGTTCAGCTTCATCGGCAACGCACTGCCCGTCCTCGCGATTCGTGACGGTGCGGGCTGGCACCTGGATCCGTACACCAACAACGGCGAGTCGTTCTACTCGCTGGCCGCCGACTACAAGGTGACCCTCGACCACCCCAGCACCCTGCTGGTACCAGCCACCGGCACCTCCACCGACACTCCCGGCTCCAGCGGTCGTACGGTCACCACGGCCACCGCCACCAAGGTCCGTGACTTCGCCTGGGCCGCCGGGCCCTTCACCAAGATATCCGGCACCTCGTCCGCCGGGGTCGCCGTGAACGTGTACGCGGTGTCGGGCATCAGCTCCTCCAGCGCCCAGTCGATGCTCAGCACCGCCGAACGGGCCGTGGACGCCCACGCCGCACGCTTCGGCGCCTACCCCTACGGCGAACTGGACGCCGTCATCGACAACAACTACTGGTTCGGCGGCATGGAATACCCCGGTTTCGTCCTCGACCTGGTCAGCACCACCGCGCTCACCCACGAGATCGGCCACCAGTGGTGGTACGGCATCGTCGGCGACGACGAGTACCACAGCCCCTGGCTGGACGAGGCGTTCACCGACTACGCCACCGACCTTGCCCTCGGCAAGACCGGCGCGAACTGCTGGAACAACGTCTCCTGGGGCTCCAGCGCCGAGAAGATCACCAATTCGATGGCCTACTGGGACGCGCATCCCTCCCGGTACTCCACCGTCGTCTACGGCTACGGCAAGTGCGCGCTGCACGACCTGCGGCGCGTACTTGGCGATACAGCCATGGCCAAGCTGCTGAAGGACTACGCGGCAGCCCACTGGTACGGCGTCTCGACCACGGCCGAGTTCAAGGCCGCGGCCCAGGCCGCCACCAGCACCGACCTCACCTCCTTCTGGAACCTGCACCGCATCGAGGGCTGA
- a CDS encoding lysozyme has product MSLHRSRSRLAVTGVLTGLLLFLSASAALPAAAPDVPVRGSAHMGMGVLAHDEGGGAAPRAAIRGTHTEGVDVSSYQGDVDWTTLWGSSTKWAYAKATEGTYYTNPYFAQQYNGSYGVGMIRGSYHFATPDTTGGATQADWFVDHGGGWSKDAKTLPGVLDIEWNPYGDACFGKSKSAMVSWISDFLGRYKSRTGRDAVIYTATSWWTQCTGNYAGFGRTNPLWIARYASTVGPLPSGWAAYTMWQYTSSGKTVGDHDHFNGSVDQLRDFAVG; this is encoded by the coding sequence ATATCCCTCCACCGCAGCCGCTCACGCCTGGCCGTCACGGGCGTCCTGACCGGCCTCCTTCTCTTCCTGTCCGCTTCGGCGGCCCTGCCAGCGGCGGCCCCCGACGTGCCTGTGCGGGGCAGCGCCCACATGGGCATGGGCGTTCTCGCCCACGACGAGGGCGGCGGTGCCGCTCCACGTGCCGCCATCAGGGGGACACATACCGAAGGCGTGGACGTCTCCAGCTACCAGGGCGACGTCGACTGGACGACTCTCTGGGGCAGCAGTACGAAATGGGCGTACGCGAAGGCCACCGAGGGGACGTACTACACCAACCCCTACTTCGCGCAGCAGTACAACGGCTCGTACGGCGTCGGCATGATCCGTGGGTCGTACCACTTCGCGACCCCGGACACGACCGGCGGCGCGACGCAGGCAGACTGGTTCGTGGACCACGGCGGCGGCTGGTCCAAGGACGCCAAGACACTGCCCGGTGTCCTCGACATCGAATGGAACCCCTACGGCGACGCCTGCTTCGGCAAGTCCAAGAGCGCGATGGTCAGCTGGATCAGCGACTTCCTCGGCCGCTACAAGTCCCGCACCGGCCGGGACGCGGTCATCTACACGGCCACCAGCTGGTGGACCCAGTGCACGGGGAATTACGCCGGCTTCGGCCGCACCAACCCGCTGTGGATCGCCCGTTATGCCTCGACGGTGGGCCCACTGCCGTCGGGGTGGGCGGCGTACACGATGTGGCAGTACACCTCCAGCGGCAAGACCGTCGGCGACCACGACCATTTCAACGGCTCCGTGGACCAGCTGCGGGACTTCGCCGTCGGCTGA